In one Cellulomonas sp. JZ18 genomic region, the following are encoded:
- a CDS encoding glycoside hydrolase N-terminal domain-containing protein, protein MDDAVDRTDERADEHDLVLRLDAPARVWTDAFPVGGGRIGAMVHGGAAHERLQVNDDTCWSGAPGSPVLAPLAAPEGPAAVLAATRRALAEGDVPAAERHVRRLQSGYSAANQPLVDLLLTHPAADGAAAYRRVLDLAGGVATTTWTADDARRWRQDVLVSHPDRVLLLDRRTQDARTRDARGQDVAAVALTSPHPWVRPPAPLPDGRPGLVALVRMPAHVLPDYLGVPDAVSYDGPGVLAAVAVAVVTDGSAAVTGPDGDALPPDASGGTAVRVTGAGRVRVLLATASDHLVAQGRLHGDADRVVADALADLTAALADLDAVPARHAADHRALMGRVHLDLGAPAPDAPLDARLVAHASGTADPHLAVLAFQLGRYLTVAGSRPGTLPLHLQGVWNPHVQPPWNANYTININTEMNYWPTLVGDLAECHEPLLSWLDRLAVAGERTARELYGARGWVAHHNSDPWCFTAPVGAGQDSPSWSTWPFGGVWLARHVLDHHDWTGDDEALRRHWPVVRGAALFVLDWLVELPDGTLGTAPATSPENQYLLPDGTVASVGVSTASDLAMARDLLEHVRRLAPVAGDHDEDLRAAVDGALERVPTERVAPDGRLAEWSRDVPDAEPEHRHQSHLYRVFPGTSIDPDASPALAAAARRTLDARGPDSTGWSLAWRLALRARLRDPQGVAELVDAFLNPVDADLARAVGATRAGPAPRHVGGVYRGLLCAHPPFQVDGNLGFTAGVAEALVQAHRLGADGVREVHLLPALPAAWADGRVRGLRLRGGLRVDDLVWRAGRVVDAVLRADRPAVVDVRSGTDPARRQLALPAGTPVRLPRP, encoded by the coding sequence ATGGACGACGCGGTGGACCGGACGGACGAGCGGGCGGACGAGCACGACCTCGTGCTGCGGCTCGACGCGCCGGCGCGGGTGTGGACGGACGCCTTCCCCGTCGGCGGGGGGCGGATCGGGGCGATGGTGCACGGCGGCGCCGCGCACGAGCGGCTCCAGGTGAACGACGACACGTGCTGGTCCGGCGCCCCGGGCAGCCCCGTGCTCGCACCCCTCGCCGCCCCCGAGGGTCCCGCCGCCGTCCTCGCCGCCACCCGGCGCGCCCTCGCCGAGGGCGACGTCCCCGCCGCGGAGCGGCACGTGCGCCGCCTGCAGAGCGGGTACAGCGCGGCCAACCAGCCGCTCGTCGACCTGCTCCTGACGCACCCCGCGGCCGACGGCGCGGCCGCCTACCGCCGCGTGCTCGACCTCGCGGGCGGCGTCGCGACGACCACGTGGACCGCGGACGACGCGCGCCGGTGGCGCCAGGACGTGCTCGTCAGCCACCCCGACCGCGTCCTGCTGCTCGACCGGCGCACGCAGGACGCACGCACGCGGGACGCACGCGGGCAGGACGTCGCCGCGGTCGCGCTGACCTCGCCGCACCCCTGGGTCCGGCCGCCCGCGCCGCTGCCCGACGGGCGTCCCGGTCTCGTCGCGCTCGTCCGGATGCCCGCGCACGTGCTCCCGGACTACCTCGGCGTGCCCGACGCGGTCTCCTACGACGGGCCGGGCGTGCTGGCGGCCGTCGCCGTCGCGGTCGTGACGGACGGGTCGGCCGCCGTCACGGGCCCGGACGGGGACGCCCTGCCGCCGGACGCGTCCGGCGGCACCGCCGTGCGGGTCACCGGTGCCGGACGCGTGCGCGTGCTGCTCGCGACCGCGTCCGACCACCTGGTCGCGCAGGGACGCCTGCACGGCGACGCCGACCGGGTCGTCGCGGACGCGCTCGCGGACCTGACGGCCGCGCTCGCGGACCTCGACGCGGTCCCCGCGCGCCACGCCGCGGACCACCGCGCGCTCATGGGCCGCGTGCACCTCGACCTCGGCGCACCGGCGCCCGACGCGCCGCTCGACGCTCGTCTCGTGGCGCACGCGAGCGGCACGGCTGACCCGCACCTGGCCGTCCTGGCGTTCCAGCTGGGCCGGTACCTGACGGTCGCGGGCTCGCGGCCCGGCACGCTGCCCCTGCACCTGCAGGGCGTGTGGAACCCGCACGTGCAGCCGCCGTGGAACGCGAACTACACGATCAACATCAACACCGAGATGAACTACTGGCCGACGCTCGTCGGCGACCTCGCGGAGTGCCACGAGCCGCTGCTGTCGTGGCTCGACCGGCTCGCGGTGGCCGGGGAGCGCACCGCGCGCGAGCTGTACGGCGCGCGCGGGTGGGTGGCCCACCACAACAGCGACCCCTGGTGCTTCACGGCCCCGGTGGGTGCGGGGCAGGACAGCCCGAGCTGGTCCACCTGGCCGTTCGGCGGCGTGTGGCTGGCCCGGCACGTCCTGGACCACCACGACTGGACGGGCGACGACGAGGCGCTGCGCCGGCACTGGCCGGTGGTGCGCGGCGCCGCCCTGTTCGTGCTCGACTGGCTCGTCGAGCTGCCGGACGGGACGCTCGGGACGGCGCCGGCGACGAGCCCGGAGAACCAGTACCTGCTGCCCGACGGGACGGTCGCGAGCGTCGGCGTCTCGACCGCGTCGGACCTCGCCATGGCCCGTGACCTGCTCGAGCACGTGCGCCGCCTGGCACCGGTGGCCGGCGACCACGACGAGGACCTGCGCGCGGCCGTGGACGGCGCGCTCGAACGGGTCCCCACCGAGCGCGTCGCCCCCGACGGCCGGCTGGCCGAGTGGTCCCGCGACGTCCCCGACGCGGAGCCCGAGCACCGCCACCAGTCGCACCTGTACCGGGTGTTCCCGGGGACGTCGATCGACCCGGACGCGTCGCCGGCGCTGGCCGCGGCCGCCCGGCGCACGCTCGACGCGCGGGGCCCGGACTCGACCGGCTGGTCCCTGGCGTGGCGCCTGGCGCTGCGGGCCCGGCTGCGCGACCCGCAGGGCGTCGCGGAGCTCGTCGACGCCTTCCTGAACCCGGTGGACGCGGACCTCGCCCGTGCGGTCGGCGCCACCCGCGCCGGCCCCGCGCCCCGCCACGTCGGCGGGGTCTACCGGGGGCTGCTGTGCGCGCACCCGCCGTTCCAGGTGGACGGGAACCTCGGTTTCACCGCCGGTGTGGCGGAGGCGCTCGTGCAGGCCCACCGGCTGGGTGCCGACGGCGTGCGCGAGGTGCACCTGCTGCCGGCGCTGCCCGCGGCGTGGGCGGACGGCCGGGTGCGGGGTCTGCGCCTGCGCGGCGGGCTGCGCGTGGACGACCTCGTGTGGCGGGCCGGACGCGTGGTCGACGCGGTGCTGCGTGCCGACCGGCCCGCGGTGGTCGACGTCCGGTCCGGCACGGACCCGGCCCGTCGTCAGCTCGCGCTCCCGGCCGGCACGCCCGTGCGGCTCCCGCGGCCCTGA
- a CDS encoding LacI family DNA-binding transcriptional regulator, with protein sequence MPAPTDPTDLTRAVTIADVAALAGVSVPTVSKVLNGRADVAPATRARVEAILEEHSYKRRRARTSTDPSLIDLVFHELDNAWAQEVIKGVEDAASARRVGVVLSELGGSHRPQQELIDDILARRPLGVLLVLSSLDVTQRHQLESRSIPFVVVDTWGEPPAGVPTVGSNNWNGGLIATRHLLALGHRRIGVIAGPADVLCSRARVDGYRSALEEAGIRPDPALTRWGDFHVLGGYTHGIDLLSRPDRPTAIFAGSDYQSLGVMRAARELGLSIPDDLSVVGYDDIPLAQWLGPSLTTVRQPLREMAATATQMLLSLAAGEHPANLRIDLATELVVRESTAPHRAD encoded by the coding sequence GTGCCGGCACCGACCGACCCGACCGACCTCACGCGCGCCGTCACCATCGCGGACGTCGCCGCCCTCGCGGGCGTCTCCGTCCCCACCGTCTCGAAGGTGCTCAACGGCCGCGCCGACGTCGCCCCCGCCACCCGCGCCCGGGTCGAGGCGATCCTCGAGGAGCACAGCTACAAGCGCCGGCGCGCCCGCACGTCGACCGACCCCTCGCTCATCGACCTCGTCTTCCACGAGCTCGACAACGCGTGGGCGCAGGAGGTCATCAAGGGCGTCGAGGACGCGGCGTCGGCGCGCCGGGTGGGTGTCGTGCTGTCCGAGCTCGGCGGGTCGCACCGGCCGCAGCAGGAGCTCATCGACGACATCCTCGCCCGCCGGCCGCTCGGCGTGCTGCTCGTCCTCTCGTCCCTCGACGTCACGCAGCGCCACCAGCTCGAGTCGCGGTCGATCCCGTTCGTCGTCGTCGACACGTGGGGCGAGCCGCCGGCCGGCGTGCCCACCGTCGGCTCCAACAACTGGAACGGCGGGCTGATCGCCACCCGGCACCTGCTCGCGCTCGGGCACCGGCGCATCGGCGTCATCGCCGGGCCCGCCGACGTGCTGTGCAGCCGCGCGCGCGTCGACGGGTACCGCAGCGCGCTCGAGGAGGCCGGCATCCGGCCGGACCCGGCACTCACCCGGTGGGGCGACTTCCACGTCCTCGGCGGGTACACGCACGGCATCGACCTGCTGTCGCGGCCCGACCGCCCGACGGCGATCTTCGCCGGGTCGGACTACCAGTCGCTCGGCGTCATGCGCGCCGCCCGCGAGCTCGGCCTCAGCATCCCCGACGACCTGTCGGTGGTCGGCTACGACGACATCCCGCTCGCGCAGTGGCTCGGGCCGTCGCTGACCACCGTGCGCCAGCCGCTGCGCGAGATGGCCGCGACCGCCACGCAGATGCTGCTCAGCCTCGCCGCGGGCGAGCACCCGGCGAACCTGCGCATCGACCTCGCGACCGAGCTGGTCGTGCGCGAGTCGACCGCGCCGCACCGCGCGGACTGA
- a CDS encoding glycoside hydrolase family 3 N-terminal domain-containing protein produces MAAQQEDVRPVGAQDAVTGRAQDGATTVAADRAARRRARVERLVAEMTAEEKVAQLVGLWVGADASGGGVAPHQADMSGSIPAFEDVIAHGLGQLTRPFGTAPVDPVVAARSLAASQRQVVAANRFGVPAQVHEECLTGFAAWQATTYPTPLAWGASFDPALVEEMARRIGETMRAAGVHQGLAPVLDVTRDYRWGRTEETIGEDPYLVGELGAAYVRGLEGAGVVATLKHFAGYSASRAGRNLAPVSMGPVELADVILPPFETALRHGGARSVMHSYAEIDGVPSAADEWLLTDLLRGRWGFEGTVVADYFGIAFLQRLHGVAGSLGEAAHLALRAGVDVELPSVDAYGAPLLAALRDGTVDEALVDRALRRVLDQKAELGLLDEDWDPTPPAGDAVVLDDPVGRDVALRLARESVVLLENRDGVLPLAHGARVAVVGPLADDPMAMLGCYTFPAHVGAQHPDVPMGVDVPSVLAALRERLGDVPTARGCDIESDDRSGFDEAVAVARDADVVVVAVGDRAGLFGRGTSGEGCDATDLHLPGQQGDLVRAVLATGTPVVLVLLTGRPYAVGDLAEGAAAVVQAFFPGQLGGQALAEVLTGHVAPSGRLPVSMPRDPSGQPGTYLSQKLGQRSGVSDVDPTPLYAFGHGLTYTTFAWSGARALDGDVWPVDGETRVAVDVRNDGERAGTEVVQLYLHDPVASMVRPVVRLVGHARVDLEPGQSVTVEMTVHADLASFTRRDGTRVVEPGDVELRLARSSADAEHAVRLRMDGPVRTVGDDRHLLSTARVLTSPGGR; encoded by the coding sequence ATGGCGGCGCAGCAGGAGGACGTGCGACCGGTCGGCGCGCAGGACGCCGTGACCGGTCGGGCGCAGGACGGGGCGACCACCGTCGCCGCCGACCGCGCCGCGCGTCGCCGGGCCCGGGTGGAGCGGCTGGTGGCCGAGATGACCGCCGAGGAGAAGGTCGCCCAGCTCGTCGGCCTCTGGGTGGGGGCCGACGCCTCCGGGGGCGGCGTCGCCCCGCACCAGGCCGACATGAGCGGCAGCATCCCCGCGTTCGAGGACGTCATCGCCCACGGCCTCGGCCAGCTCACGCGCCCGTTCGGCACGGCTCCCGTCGACCCGGTCGTCGCCGCCCGCTCGCTGGCCGCCTCGCAGCGCCAGGTCGTCGCCGCCAACCGCTTCGGCGTCCCCGCCCAGGTGCACGAGGAGTGCCTCACCGGCTTCGCCGCCTGGCAGGCGACCACCTACCCGACGCCGCTCGCCTGGGGCGCCTCCTTCGACCCGGCGCTCGTCGAGGAGATGGCCCGCCGCATCGGCGAGACGATGCGCGCCGCAGGCGTCCACCAGGGGCTCGCGCCCGTCCTCGACGTCACGCGCGACTACCGCTGGGGCCGCACCGAGGAGACCATCGGCGAGGACCCGTACCTCGTCGGCGAGCTCGGGGCGGCGTACGTCCGCGGGCTCGAGGGCGCGGGCGTCGTGGCGACGCTCAAGCACTTCGCCGGCTACTCCGCCTCGCGCGCCGGCCGCAACCTCGCGCCCGTGTCGATGGGTCCGGTCGAGCTCGCCGACGTCATCCTCCCGCCGTTCGAGACCGCGCTGCGGCACGGCGGCGCCCGCTCGGTGATGCACTCCTACGCCGAGATCGACGGCGTCCCGTCCGCCGCGGACGAGTGGCTGCTCACCGACCTGCTGCGCGGCCGCTGGGGCTTCGAGGGCACGGTCGTCGCCGACTACTTCGGCATCGCGTTCCTGCAGCGCCTGCACGGCGTCGCCGGTTCCCTCGGCGAGGCGGCGCACCTCGCGCTGCGCGCCGGCGTGGACGTCGAGCTGCCGTCCGTGGACGCCTACGGCGCCCCGCTGCTCGCGGCCCTGCGCGACGGCACGGTCGACGAGGCGCTCGTCGACCGGGCGCTGCGCCGCGTGCTGGACCAGAAGGCCGAGCTCGGCCTGCTCGACGAGGACTGGGACCCGACGCCGCCGGCGGGGGACGCGGTCGTCCTCGACGACCCGGTGGGCCGCGACGTCGCCCTGCGCCTGGCCCGCGAGTCCGTCGTGCTGCTCGAGAACCGCGACGGCGTGCTGCCGCTCGCGCACGGTGCGCGCGTCGCCGTGGTCGGCCCGCTCGCCGACGACCCCATGGCGATGCTCGGCTGCTACACGTTCCCCGCGCACGTCGGCGCGCAGCACCCCGACGTGCCCATGGGCGTCGACGTCCCGAGCGTGCTGGCCGCGCTGCGCGAGCGCCTCGGGGACGTGCCGACCGCCCGCGGCTGCGACATCGAGTCCGACGACCGCTCCGGCTTCGACGAGGCCGTCGCCGTGGCGCGCGACGCCGACGTGGTCGTCGTCGCGGTCGGCGACCGGGCCGGCCTGTTCGGCCGCGGCACCTCCGGCGAGGGCTGCGACGCCACCGACCTGCACCTGCCCGGGCAGCAGGGTGACCTGGTGCGCGCCGTCCTCGCGACCGGCACCCCGGTCGTCCTCGTGCTCCTCACCGGCCGCCCCTACGCGGTCGGCGACCTCGCCGAGGGCGCGGCCGCGGTCGTGCAGGCGTTCTTCCCCGGCCAGCTCGGCGGGCAGGCGCTCGCCGAGGTGCTGACCGGGCACGTGGCGCCGTCCGGCCGCCTGCCGGTGAGCATGCCGCGCGACCCGTCGGGGCAGCCGGGCACCTACCTGTCGCAGAAGCTCGGGCAGCGCTCGGGCGTCTCCGACGTCGACCCCACGCCGCTGTACGCGTTCGGCCACGGCCTGACGTACACGACGTTCGCCTGGTCCGGCGCCCGTGCGCTCGACGGCGACGTCTGGCCCGTCGACGGCGAGACGCGCGTCGCGGTGGACGTCCGCAACGACGGCGAGCGCGCCGGCACCGAGGTCGTCCAGCTGTACCTGCACGACCCGGTGGCCTCGATGGTCCGCCCGGTCGTCCGCCTCGTCGGCCACGCGCGCGTCGACCTCGAGCCGGGGCAGAGCGTCACGGTCGAGATGACGGTGCACGCCGACCTGGCGTCGTTCACGCGCCGCGACGGCACCCGCGTCGTCGAGCCCGGCGACGTCGAGCTGCGTCTCGCGCGGTCCAGCGCGGACGCCGAGCACGCCGTCCGGCTCCGCATGGACGGACCTGTCCGGACGGTCGGCGACGACCGTCACCTCCTGAGCACCGCACGCGTGCTCACGTCCCCCGGAGGGCGGTGA
- a CDS encoding sugar ABC transporter permease, with translation MAAGAATAGRRRFGRSRRQQGAAPTSWRKALRRDWQLYSLLILPLVFFAVFRYLPMIGNVIAFRRFRPGGSIFGEEWVGLHYVRMFIQDQTFWNVFQNTLILGVLSLVIIFPLPIVLALMLNELRSQRFKRIIQTISYLPHFMSIVIVAGLVFQLTAMRGTINQVITAVGGDAISFMQLPEWFRTVYIGSEIWQTVGWGTILYLAALSTIDPQLYEAARIDGANRWRQTWHVTLPGIRPTMVVLLILNIGSFMAVGFEKILLLYNPLLYPTADVIATYLYRVGIGSSQFSYATAIGLFEALIGLTLVLSANAISRRVVGASLW, from the coding sequence ATGGCCGCCGGCGCCGCCACCGCGGGCCGGCGCCGGTTCGGCCGGAGCCGTCGTCAGCAGGGCGCCGCCCCGACGTCGTGGCGCAAGGCCCTGCGGCGCGACTGGCAGCTGTACTCGCTGCTGATCCTGCCGCTCGTGTTCTTCGCGGTCTTCCGCTACCTGCCGATGATCGGGAACGTCATCGCGTTCCGCCGGTTCCGGCCCGGCGGCTCGATCTTCGGCGAGGAGTGGGTGGGCCTGCACTACGTGCGGATGTTCATCCAGGACCAGACCTTCTGGAACGTCTTCCAGAACACGCTGATCCTCGGCGTGCTGAGCCTCGTGATCATCTTCCCGCTGCCGATCGTCCTGGCGCTCATGCTCAACGAGCTGCGCTCGCAGCGGTTCAAGCGGATCATCCAGACGATCTCCTACCTGCCGCACTTCATGTCGATCGTCATCGTCGCGGGCCTGGTGTTCCAGCTCACCGCGATGCGCGGCACGATCAACCAGGTCATCACCGCGGTCGGTGGCGACGCGATCTCGTTCATGCAGCTGCCGGAGTGGTTCCGGACGGTCTACATCGGCTCCGAGATCTGGCAGACGGTGGGCTGGGGCACGATCCTCTACCTCGCCGCCCTGTCGACGATCGACCCGCAGCTGTACGAGGCCGCGCGCATCGACGGCGCGAACCGCTGGCGCCAGACCTGGCACGTCACGCTGCCCGGCATCCGCCCGACGATGGTCGTGCTGCTCATCCTCAACATCGGCTCGTTCATGGCGGTCGGGTTCGAGAAGATCCTGCTCCTCTACAACCCCTTGCTGTACCCGACGGCGGACGTCATCGCGACGTACCTGTACCGCGTCGGCATCGGGTCGAGCCAGTTCTCCTACGCGACGGCCATCGGTCTGTTCGAGGCCCTCATCGGCCTCACCCTCGTCCTGTCCGCCAACGCGATCTCGCGCCGAGTGGTGGGAGCCTCCCTGTGGTGA